A region from the Flavobacteriales bacterium TMED191 genome encodes:
- the ruvA gene encoding Holliday junction branch migration protein RuvA, with protein sequence MITFLKGNIVEISPTYVVLDCNGIGYFLNISLNTYTQFDKKKSDIYMFYTYLSVKEDSHTLFGFLDKKERECFILLLSVSGVGASTARMILSSLSPNELEKVIVTEDVSALKSVKGIGLKSAQRIIIDLKDKISNNTTFTSDSSVSAKSVVKQETLYALEKLGFSTKKTNQVVEKITQENPNFSVEEVIKMALKHL encoded by the coding sequence ATGATTACTTTTTTAAAAGGAAATATAGTAGAGATATCCCCAACATATGTTGTCTTAGATTGTAATGGGATAGGTTATTTTTTAAACATTTCTTTAAATACATATACACAGTTTGATAAAAAAAAATCGGACATTTATATGTTTTACACCTATCTTTCGGTTAAAGAAGATTCCCATACTTTATTTGGTTTTTTAGATAAGAAAGAGAGGGAATGTTTTATTTTATTATTATCAGTTTCTGGTGTTGGTGCATCCACTGCAAGAATGATTCTATCTTCTCTTAGTCCTAATGAACTAGAAAAAGTAATTGTTACTGAGGACGTAAGTGCATTAAAAAGTGTTAAAGGTATAGGTTTGAAATCTGCTCAAAGGATTATAATTGATTTAAAAGATAAGATTAGTAACAATACCACATTTACATCTGACAGTTCTGTTTCTGCTAAAAGTGTTGTAAAGCAAGAAACATTGTATGCATTAGAAAAATTAGGTTTTTCAACAAAAAAGACAAATCAGGTTGTTGAAAAAATTACACAAGAAAATCCGAATTTTTCCGTTGAAGAAGTAATTAAAATGGCCTTAAAACATCTTTAA
- a CDS encoding NADP-dependent malic enzyme, protein MPEINRREALDFHSKKRPGKIEVVPTKRYRTQRDLALAYSPGVAEPCKSIAKRKSDVYKYTSKGNLVAVVTNGSAVLGLGDIGPEAAKPVMEGKGLLFKIYADIDVFDIELNVDDIESFVQTVKAISPTFGGINLEDIKSPECFEIEKRLSDELSIPVMHDDQHGTAIISAAALLNGLELTNKKIDKIKVVVNGAGAAAISCLKLYIRLGVKRKNIVLCDSKGVVRKDRLDLNKEKKKFSINRRLYTLSDAIKNADVFIGLSVGNTVTKKMLKTMKKDPLVFAMANPDPEIPYNDAKKARPDAIMATGRSDYPNQVNNVLGFPYIFRGALDVRATEINESMKLAAVRAISSLAKENVPEDVNLAYHGKNLTFGPDYIIPKPNDPRLITRVSIAVAKAAIKSGVAKKEITDWQKYEDHLIDKLGLDNQLIRGFNRIAKENRKKVLFVEADNYNILKAAEILKTENLCTPILLGNKSFINSLSEEAGINLEGIDVIDVKSEKMRLKRHAFADLYWNMRERKGVTKNQARRIMRDRSYFGSMMLVNNEADVLLSGSTRSYPEALKPPLEIVGKQSNILAGIYIVVTKKGPIFFADTTINKNPTEDQLLEITLLTADAVKRFGIKPVISLLSYSNFGSSRDKETLKIQKVVKRIQADYPSLIVDGEMQANFALNSEKRKGVFPFSKLQDKKVNTLIFPNLVAGNVAYKILQELSNVETMGPVLLGMKKSVHILQLESSVNEIVHMATIASVDANERK, encoded by the coding sequence ATGCCTGAAATAAACAGAAGAGAAGCACTAGATTTTCACTCTAAGAAAAGACCTGGAAAAATTGAAGTAGTTCCTACAAAGAGATATAGAACACAAAGAGATTTAGCGCTCGCATACTCTCCAGGTGTTGCGGAACCGTGTAAGAGCATTGCTAAAAGAAAAAGCGATGTTTACAAATATACATCTAAAGGAAATTTAGTTGCTGTTGTTACGAATGGTTCAGCCGTGTTAGGATTAGGTGATATTGGACCAGAAGCAGCAAAACCTGTTATGGAGGGTAAAGGTTTGTTATTTAAAATATATGCAGATATAGATGTTTTTGATATTGAACTGAATGTTGATGATATTGAATCATTTGTTCAAACTGTCAAGGCAATCTCTCCTACTTTTGGTGGTATCAATTTAGAAGACATTAAATCCCCTGAGTGTTTTGAAATTGAAAAAAGATTAAGTGATGAACTTTCTATTCCTGTAATGCATGATGACCAACATGGCACAGCTATTATATCTGCAGCTGCTTTATTAAATGGATTAGAACTTACAAATAAAAAAATTGATAAAATAAAAGTAGTTGTTAATGGAGCAGGAGCAGCAGCTATATCATGTTTAAAGCTTTATATTAGATTAGGAGTTAAAAGAAAAAATATAGTTTTATGCGACAGTAAGGGGGTTGTTAGAAAGGACAGGTTGGATTTGAATAAAGAAAAAAAGAAGTTTTCTATAAATAGAAGATTATATACTTTGTCAGATGCAATAAAAAACGCAGATGTTTTTATTGGGTTATCGGTTGGTAATACAGTTACTAAAAAAATGCTAAAAACCATGAAAAAAGATCCACTAGTGTTTGCAATGGCTAACCCAGACCCCGAGATACCTTATAATGATGCAAAAAAAGCTAGACCTGATGCCATCATGGCTACTGGAAGATCTGACTATCCTAATCAAGTAAATAATGTGCTCGGATTTCCATATATTTTTCGAGGGGCACTTGATGTTAGAGCAACTGAAATTAATGAATCTATGAAGCTTGCAGCTGTTCGTGCAATTTCATCCCTTGCTAAAGAAAATGTTCCTGAAGATGTTAATTTAGCTTATCATGGTAAAAATTTAACATTTGGACCGGATTATATCATACCAAAGCCAAATGACCCTAGGTTAATAACCAGAGTATCAATTGCAGTTGCAAAAGCAGCAATAAAATCTGGTGTTGCAAAAAAAGAAATAACTGATTGGCAAAAATATGAAGACCATTTAATTGATAAGTTAGGTTTAGATAATCAGTTAATAAGAGGTTTTAATAGGATTGCTAAGGAAAATAGAAAGAAAGTTTTATTTGTAGAAGCAGATAATTACAACATTTTAAAAGCTGCTGAGATATTAAAAACTGAAAACTTGTGTACACCAATTTTACTCGGAAATAAGTCATTTATTAATAGTTTATCTGAAGAAGCAGGTATAAATTTAGAAGGAATTGATGTTATTGATGTTAAAAGTGAAAAGATGAGATTAAAACGGCACGCCTTTGCTGATTTGTATTGGAATATGAGAGAAAGAAAAGGAGTTACTAAAAATCAAGCTAGAAGAATTATGAGGGACAGGTCATATTTTGGCTCTATGATGTTAGTCAATAATGAGGCAGATGTATTATTGTCTGGTAGTACAAGGAGTTACCCCGAGGCACTTAAACCCCCTCTAGAAATTGTAGGTAAACAGTCTAATATATTGGCAGGTATATATATTGTCGTGACTAAAAAAGGACCTATTTTTTTCGCTGATACCACTATTAATAAAAATCCCACTGAAGATCAGTTATTAGAGATTACTTTATTAACTGCAGATGCAGTAAAAAGATTTGGGATAAAACCTGTTATATCTCTCCTATCTTATTCTAATTTTGGTTCATCTAGAGATAAAGAAACATTAAAAATTCAAAAAGTTGTTAAACGCATACAAGCAGATTATCCTTCTTTAATTGTTGATGGAGAAATGCAGGCTAATTTTGCCTTAAATTCAGAAAAAAGAAAAGGGGTGTTTCCATTTTCTAAACTTCAAGATAAAAAAGTGAATACTTTAATTTTTCCCAATTTAGTTGCTGGAAATGTTGCATATAAAATTCTACAGGAATTATCAAATGTAGAGACCATGGGCCCTGTTTTACTGGGTATGAAAAAATCAGTTCATATTTTGCAATTAGAAAGTAGTGTTAATGAAATAGTCCACATGGCAACTATTGCTTCAGTGGATGCAAACGAAAGAAAATAA